The proteins below come from a single Topomyia yanbarensis strain Yona2022 unplaced genomic scaffold, ASM3024719v1 HiC_scaffold_503, whole genome shotgun sequence genomic window:
- the LOC131695738 gene encoding H/ACA ribonucleoprotein complex subunit 4: MSDFEMGSPARKDKKKKKIKQEPGIEIENLGEIQQSGDFQIQASTAIPKLDTSKWPLLLKHFDRLNVRTNHYTPLPFGSSPLNRKIKDYVTSGTINLDKPANPSSHEVVAWIKKILKVEKTGHSGTLDPKTTGCLIVCIDRATRLVKSQQSAGKEYVAVFKLHSAVENIAKVYQGLEKLRGALFQRPPLISAVKRQLRVRSVYDSKLLDYDEQRNMGVFWVSCEAGSYIRTMCVHLGLVTGVGGQMLELRRVRSGIQSEKDGMVTMHDVLDAQYLYENHKDEAMLRRVIRPLEGLLVGHKRIIMKDSSVNAVCYGAKIMIPGVLRYEDGIEMDQEIAIVTTKGEAVALAIALMTTATMASCDHGVCAKIKRVIMERDTYPRKWGLGPKASMKKQLIASGKLDKFGKPNDKTPTEWLTGYKDFSKPVAPKQSNGAEDDAELAGGKRKLSIGSIADNSMDTSVVEADSGEKKKKKKKKHKKDDEAPESTESTEAIETEPVEESAELRKEKKKKKKDKKQTEEAE; this comes from the exons ATGTCTGATTTCG AAATGGGATCTCCGGCGAGAAAAGACAAGAAAAAGAAGAAGATAAAACAGGAACCAGGTATTGAAATCGAAAATCTGGGCGAAATCCAACAATCGGGAGATTTTCAAATTCAAGCCTCAACCGCCATTCCTAAACTGGACACTTCAAAATGGCCTTTGCTGTTGAAACATTTCGACAGATTAAATGTCAGAACTAATCATTACACTCCCCTACCATTCGGATCATCACCGTTGAATCGTAAAATTAAAGATTACGTTACGTCAGGAACCATAAATCTGGATAAGCCTGCGAATCCAAGCTCGCACGAGGTGGTCGCctggataaaaaaaatattaaaagtcgAAAAGACTGGCCACTCAGGAACGTTGGACCCTAAGACTACGGGTTGTCTCATTGTTTGCATTGATAGAGCAACCAGATTGGTCAAGAGTCAGCAGAGTGCTGGTAAAGAGTACGTTGCGGTATTCAAATTACATTCAGCTGTCGAGAACATTGCCAAAGTCTATCAAGGTTTGGAGAAACTGCGGGGTGCACTATTTCAGCGACCTCCTTTGATTTCGGCTGTTAAGCGTCAGCTGCGTGTGCGTAGTGTGTATGACTCCAAACTGCTGGATTATGATGAACAACGCAACATGGGAGTGTTTTGGGTAAGCTGTGAGGCTGGTTCCTATATCCGTACAATGTGTGTTCATTTGGGTCTCGTCACTGGAGTTGGCGGTCAAATGTTGGAACTGCGTCGAGTTCGTTCAGGAATCCAGTCAGAAAAGGACGGAATGGTCACCAtgcatgatgttctggatgctCAGTATCTTTACGAAAATCACAAGGATGAAGCAATGCTTCGGAGGGTCATCAGACCGCTGGAGGGTCTGCTCGTTGGTCATAAGCGTATAATCATGAAGGATAGTTCGGTGAATGCTGTTTGCTATGGGGCCAAAATCATGATCCCTGGAGTGCTTCGCTACGAGGATGGAATCGAGATGGATCAAGAGATTGCGATTGTGACGACGAAGGGAGAAGCAGTAGCCCTAGCCATCGCGCTAATGACAACTGCCACAATGGCCAGCTGTGATCATGGCGTGTGCGCCAAGATCAAGCGCGTTATCATGGAACGCGATACCTATCCGCGCAAGTGGGGTCTTGGCCCTAAGGCTTCCATGAAAAAACAACTCATCGCCAGTGGAAAGCTTGATAAGTTTGGCAAACCGAACGATAAGACGCCGACGGAGTGGTTGACTGGCTATAAGGATTTCAGCAAACCGGTGGCTCCCAAACAATCGAACGGCGCGGAAGATGATGCCGAGCTAGCTGGAGGAAAG CGCAAGTTGAGCATCGGTAGTATTGCAGACAATTCAATGGACACCTCTGTTGTCGAAGCTGATTCTGGcgagaagaaaaagaaaaagaagaagaagcacAAGAAGGACGATGAGGCACCTGAAAGTACGGAATCCACCGAAGCAATTGAAACAGAACCTGTAGAAGAG AGCGCTGAGTTGAGgaaggaaaagaagaaaaagaaaaaggacAAGAAACAAACAGAGGAAGCCGAGTAA